In Oryza brachyantha chromosome 2, ObraRS2, whole genome shotgun sequence, a single window of DNA contains:
- the LOC102715178 gene encoding 26S proteasome regulatory subunit 7A, protein MAPEPEDDIMNEKNPRPLDEDDIALLKTYGLGPYSTSIKKVEKEIKEMAKKINDLCGIKESDTGLAPPSQWDLVSDKQMMQEEQPLQVARCTKIISPNTDDAKYVINVKQIAKFVVGLGDKVSPTDIEEGMRVGVDRNKYQIQIPLPPKIDPSVTMMTVEEKPDVTYNDVGGCKEQIEKMREVVELPMLHPEKFVKLGIDPPKGVLCYGPPGTGKTLLARAVANRTDACFIRVIGSELVQKYVGEGARMVRELFQMARSKKACIVFFDEVDAIGGARFDDGVGGDNEVQRTMLEIVNQLDGFDARGNIKVLMATNRPDTLDPALLRPGRLDRKVEFGLPDLEGRTQIFKIHTRTMNCERDIRFELLARLCPNSTGADIRSVCTEAGMYAIRARRKTVTEKDFLDAVNKVIKGYQKFSATPKYMVYN, encoded by the exons AtggcgccggagccggaggacGACATCATGAACGAGAAGAACCCTCGTCCGCTCGACGAGGACGATATCGCGCTCCTCAAGACCTAT GGACTTGGACCATACTCCACAAGCATCAAGAAGGTGGAGAAGGAAATTAAAGAGATGGCTAAGAAGATTAACGACCTTTGTG GGATTAAGGAATCTGACACTGGGCTAGCACCACCTAGCCAGTGGGATCTTGTATCTGATAAGCAGATGATGCAAGAAGAGCAACCGTTGCAA GTGGCTAGGTGTACCAAGATTATAAGCCCTAACACTGATGATGCCAAATATGTGATTAATGTAAAACAAATAGCAAAG TTTGTGGTTGGCCTAGGGGATAAAGTTTCTCCAACTGACATTGAGGAAGGGATGAGAGTGGG TGTTGATCGGAATAAGTACCAGATTCAAATTCCTTTGCCACCCAAAATTGACCCAAGTGTTACCATGATGACTGTTGAGGAAAAACCTGATGTGACATATAATGATGTTGGTGGATGCAAGGAGCAGATTGAAAAGATGCGTGAG GTTGTTGAGCTTCCCATGCTTCACCCAGAAAAGTTTGTCAAGCTTGGTATTGATCCTCCCAAGGGGGTCCTTTGCTATGGCCCTCCTGGAACAGGCAAAACACTCCTTGCTAGAGCAGTGGCCAATCGGACAGATGCTTGTTTCATCCGTGTAATCGGTAGCGAGTTAGTTCAGAAATATGTTGGTGAAGGGGCCAGGATGGTTCGGGAATTATTTCAG ATGGCTCGCTCAAAGAAAGCATGCATTGTCTTCTTTGATGAGGTTGATGCTATTGGAGGTGCTCGTTTTGATGATGGGGTTGGGGGTGATAATGAGGTTCAACGTACCATGTTGGAAATTGTCAACCAGCTTGATGGGTTTGATGCCAGAGGAAACATCAAGGTTCTTATGGCCACAAATAg GCCTGACACTTTGGATCCTGCGCTTCTGCGTCCTGGTCGATTGGACAGGAAGGTAGAATTCGGCTTACCTGATCTGGAGGGCCGTACCCAGATATTCAAAATCCACACGCGCACAATGAACTGTGAGCGGGATATCCGATTTGAGCTGCTGGCGCGCCTCTGCCCCAACTCCACTG GAGCTGATATAAGGAGTGTCTGCACAGAGGCGGGCATGTATGCCATTCGCGCCAGACGGAAAACGGTGACTGAGAAGGACTTCCTGGACGCGGTGAACAAGGTCATCAAGGGCTATCAGAAATTCAGTGCGACTCCAAAATACATGGTGTATAATTAA
- the LOC102715454 gene encoding 26S proteasome regulatory subunit 7A, with product MAPEPEDDIMNEKNPRPLDEDDIALLKTYGLGPYSTSIKKVEKEIKEMAKKINDLCGIKESDTGLAPPSQWDLVSDKQMMQEEQPLQVARCTKIISPNTDDAKYVINVKQIAKFVVGLGDKVSPTDIEEGMRVGVDRNKYQIQIPLPPKIDPSVTMMTVEEKPDVTYNDVGGCKEQIEKMREVVELPMLHPEKFVKLGIDPPKGVLCYGPPGTGKTLLARAVANRTDACFIRVIGSELVQKYVGEGARMVRELFQMARSKKACIVFFDEVDAIGGARFDDGVGGDNEVQRTMLEIVNQLDGFDARGNIKVLMATNRPDTLDPALLRPGRLDRKVEFGLPDLEGRTQIFKIHTRTMNCERDIRFELLARLCPNSTGADIRSVCTEAGMYAIRARRKTVTEKDFLDAVNKVIKGYQKFSATPKYMVYN from the exons AtggcgccggagccggaggacGACATCATGAACGAGAAGAACCCTCGCCCTCTCGACGAGGACGACATCGCGCTCCTCAAGACCTAT GGACTTGGGCCGTACTCCACAAGCATAAAGAAGGTGGAGAAGGAAATCAAAGAGATGGCTAAGAAGATCAACGACCTTTGTG GGATTAAGGAATCTGACACTGGGCTAGCACCACCTAGCCAGTGGGATCTTGTATCTGATAAGCAGATGATGCAAGAAGAGCAACCGTTGCAA GTGGCTAGGTGTACCAAGATTATAAGCCCTAACACCGACGATGCGAAATATGTGATTAATGTAAAACAAATTGCAAAG TTTGTGGTTGGCTTAGGGGATAAAGTTTCTCCAACTGACATTGAGGAAGGGATGAGAGTGGG TGTTGATCGGAACAAGTACCAGATTCAAATTCCTTTACCACCCAAAATTGACCCAAGTGTTACCATGATGACTGTTGAGGAAAAACCTGATGTGACATATAATGATGTTGGTGGATGCAAGGAGCAGATTGAAAAGATGCGTGAG GTTGTTGAGCTTCCCATGCTTCACCCAGAAAAGTTTGTCAAGCTTGGTATCGATCCTCCAAAGGGGGTCCTTTGCTATGGCCCTCCTGGAACCGGCAAAACACTTCTTGCTAGAGCAGTGGCCAATCGGACAGATGCTTGTTTCATCCGTGTAATTGGTAGTGAGTTAGTTCAGAAATATGTTGGTGAAGGGGCCAGGATGGTCCGGGAATTATTTCAG ATGGCTCGCTCAAAGAAAGCATGCATTGTCTTCTTTGATGAGGTTGATGCTATTGGAGGTGCTCGTTTTGATGATGGGGTTGGGGGTGATAACGAGGTTCAACGTACCATGTTGGAAATTGTCAACCAGCTTGATGGTTTTGATGCCAGAGGAAACATCAAGGTTCTTATGGCCACAAATAg GCCTGACACTTTGGATCCTGCGCTTCTGCGTCCTGGTCGTTTGGACAGGAAGGTAGAATTCGGCTTGCCTGATCTGGAGGGCCGCACTCAGATATTCAAAATCCACACACGCACGATGAACTGTGAGCGGGATATCCGATTTGAGCTGCTGGCGCGCCTCTGCCCAAACTCCACTG GAGCTGATATAAGGAGTGTCTGCACAGAGGCTGGCATGTATGCCATTCGGGCCAGACGGAAAACGGTGACTGAGAAGGACTTCCTGGACGCGGTGAACAAGGTCATCAAGGGCTATCAGAAGTTCAGTGCGACTCCAAAATACATGGTGTATAATTAA
- the LOC102715734 gene encoding uncharacterized protein LOC102715734, whose protein sequence is MSPAAAAAAGCHLLLLPTTSRPCGGPPPRALARASAADGRVSVVGRRPLEEVYKVRVERGAAARERVEALRVMETWSTWRTGGRCRMPWDWQVDQLVYIVSGEVRVLPNEATTGEEYMHFVAGDLVRYPKWFEADLYFDGPYEERYRFLAYGDDN, encoded by the coding sequence ATgagtcccgccgccgccgccgccgccggatgccacctcctcctcctccccacgaCGAGCAGGCCATGCGGCGGGCCTCCTCCTAGAGCGTTAGCACGAGCATCGGCCGCAGATGGGCGCGTGTCGGTGGTGGGTCGCCGGCCGCTGGAGGAGGTGTACAAGGTGCGGGTGgagcgcggggcggcggcgcgggagcgggTGGAGGCGCTGCGGGTGATGGAGACGTGGTCCACCTGGCGCACGGGCGGGCGGTGCCGCATGCCCTGGGACTGGCAGGTGGACCAGCTCGTCTACATCGTCTCCGGCGAGGTCCGCGTGCTCCCGAACGAAGCCACCACCGGCGAGGAGTACATGCacttcgtcgccggcgacctgGTCCGGTACCCCAAGTGGTTCGAGGCGGACCTGTACTTCGACGGGCCCTACGAGGAGCGCTACCGATTCCTCGCCTACGGGGATGACAACTGA
- the LOC102700597 gene encoding beta-1,3-galactosyltransferase 6-like, whose protein sequence is MMLAMKRLSSFVFLLPFLLLAFVYSLFFPGDFTILPSLARCSNVQETTASSINRTEEPAVDLRVLLGVVTRAEMYERRALLRLAYALQPPPERAVIDVRFFVCSLAREEDAVLVSLEIIAHGDVVVLNCTENMDDGKTHSYFSAVPGLFVDAPYDYVGKVDDDSYYRLAALADTLRDKPRRDLYHGFLAPCHAGPGAPRFMSGMGYIVSWDVAAWVAATEALRRDVRGPEDEVFGRWLRSGGKGRNRYGEETRMYDYLDGGMREGVNCFRHALVADTVVVHKLKDRLKWARTLKFFNATQGLRPSKLYHVDL, encoded by the coding sequence ATGATGCTGGCCATGAAGAGGCTCTCTtccttcgtcttcctcctcccgttCCTGCTCCTCGCGTTCGTCTACTCCCTCTTCTTCCCCGGCGACTTCACCATCCTGCCGTCTCTCGCCCGGTGCAGCAACGTGCaggagacgacggcgtcgtcgaTTAACAGGACGGAAGAACCGGCTGTGGATCTGCGCGTGCTCCTCGGCGTGGTCACCAGGGCCGAGATGTACGAGAGGCGGGCGCTGCTCCGGCTGGCGTATGCgctccagccgccgccggagcgcgcCGTCATCGACGTGCGGTTCTTCGTGTGCAGCCTCGCCAGGGAGGAGGACGCGGTGCTAGTGTCGCTGGAGATCATCGCCCACGGCGACGTCGTGGTGCTCAACTGCACGGAGAACATGGACGACGGCAAGACGCACTCCTACTTCTCGGCCGTCCCGGGGCTCTTCGTCGACGCGCCGTACGACTACGTCGGCAAGGTCGACGACGACTCGTACTACCGCCTGGCGGCGCTCGCCGACACGCTCCGGGACAAGCCCCGGCGCGACCTGTACCACGGGTTCCTGGCGCCGTGCCATGCCGGCCCCGGCGCGCCGCGGTTCATGTCCGGCATGGGGTACATCGTGTCGTGGGACGTGGCGGcgtgggtggcggcgacggaggcgcTGCGCCGCGACGTGAGGGGACCCGAGGACGAGGTGTTCGGCCGGTGGCTGCGCTCCGGCGGCAAGGGGAGGAACAGGTACGGCGAGGAGACGCGGATGTACGACTACCTCGACGGCGGGATGCGGGAGGGGGTGAACTGCTTCCGCCACGCGCTCGTGGCGGACACCGTCGTGGTGCACAAGCTCAAGGACCGCCTCAAGTGGGCGCGCACGCTCAAGTTCTTCAACGCCACACAGGGGCTCAGGCCTTCCAAGCTCTACCATGTAGACCTCTGA
- the LOC102700871 gene encoding beta-1,3-galactosyltransferase pvg3-like: MKAMKKSFSLVFFLPFFLLAVIYFVIFPNEFRIQSSLATCDGGGTAAAVAAADAVAKAAPDIRVLLGVLTRADKYERRALVRLAYALQPAPVRAVVHVRFVVCNLTKEEDAALVGLEAAAYGDIIVLNCTENMDNGKTYTYFSAVPRLFAGDPYDYVGKADDDTYYRLGALADALRDKPRRDAYYGFLTPCHNRPEVQYMSGMGYVVSWDVAAWVSATTELQNDLVGPEDKLFGRWLRWGGRGRNVFGAEPRMYDYLDGEMRQGPTCFRHLLQPDTVAVHKLKDNLKWARTLRFFNATDGHASPLYNVDH; the protein is encoded by the coding sequence ATGAAGGCCATGAAGAAGTCGTTTTCTCTCGTGTTCTTCCTACCCTTCTTTCTCCTCGCCGTCATCTACTTTGTTATCTTCCCAAACGAGTTCAGGATCCAGTCGTCGCTCGCGAcgtgcgacggcggcggcacggcggcggcggtggcggcggccgacgcggTGGCGAAGGCGGCGCCGGACATCCGCGTGCTCCTCGGCGTGCTGACGCGCGCCGACAAGTACGAGCGGCGGGCGCTCGTCCGCCTGGCGTACGCGCTCCAGCCGGCGCCCGTCCGCGCCGTCGTCCACGTCCGGTTCGTCGTGTGCAACCTCACCaaggaggaggacgcggcgCTGGTGGGGCTGGAGGCCGCCGCCTACGGCGACATCATCGTGCTCAACTGCACGGAGAACATGGACAACGGCAAGACGTACACCTACTTCTCGGCCGTCCCGCGCCTCTTCGCCGGCGACCCCTACGACTACGTCGGCAaggccgacgacgacacgTACTACCGGCTGGGCGCGCTCGCCGACGCTCTCCGGGACAAGCCCCGCCGCGACGCGTACTACGGGTTCCTGACGCCGTGCCACAACCGGCCGGAGGTGCAGTACATGTCCGGCATGGGGTACGTGGTGTCGTGGGACGTGGCGGCGTGGgtgtcggcgacgacggagcTCCAGAACGACCTGGTCGGGCCGGAGGACAAGCTGTTCGGCCGGTGGCTCCGGTGGGGCGGCCGCGGCAGGAACGTGTTCGGCGCGGAGCCGCGAATGTACGACTACCTCGACGGCGAGATGCGGCAGGGGCCGACGTGCTTCCGCCACCTGCTCCAGCCTGACACGGTGGCCGTGCACAAGCTCAAGGACAACCTCAAGTGGGCGCGCACGCTCAGGTTCTTCAACGCCACCGATGGCCACGCTTCGCCTCTGTACAATGTGGACCACTGA
- the LOC102701147 gene encoding beta-1,3-galactosyltransferase 6-like produces the protein MAASIGAWLVPVVVLAIFYLVLFPNDLSQLQSALAPCSDGSPVATAASELTKTAAAAEDVDFRVFFGVVTRADFYERRALLRMAYALQPRPRRAVIDVRFVMCRLDKEEDAVLVALEIITHGDILVLNCTENMNDGKTYEYFSSLPRLFAGEPYDYAGKIDDDTYYRLEALADTLRGKARRDMWHGFLNPCHVSPERQYMSGMGYIVSWDVAEWIAASPELREDHEGHEDKAFGRWLRRGGRGKNVYGEEPRMYDYLDREMYADVNCFRHELVPDTVAVHKLKDRLKWARTLRFFNATDALKPSKMYHVDLTPKI, from the coding sequence ATGGCGGCGAGCATCGGTGCCTGGCTCgtccccgtcgtcgtcctcgcgaTCTTCTACTTGGTCCTCTTCCCCAACGACCTGAGCCAGCTCCAGTCGGCGCTTGCCCCATGCTCCGACGGGTcgccggtggcgacggcggcgagcgagctgacgaagacggcggcagcggcggaggacgtcgacTTCCGCGTGTTCTTCGGCGTGGTGACCCGCGCCGACTTCTACGAGCGGCGCGCGCTGCTGCGCATGGCCTACGCGCTccagccgcggccgcggcgcgccgTGATCGACGTCCGGTTCGTGATGTGCCGCCTGGACAAGGAGGAGGACGCGGTGCTGGTGGCGCTGGAGATCATCACCCACGGCGACATCCTGGTGCTCAACTGCACGGAGAACATGAACGACGGCAAGACGTACGAGTACTTCTCGTCGCTGCCGCGCCTCTTCGCCGGCGAGCCGTACGACTACGCCGGCAAGATCGACGACGATACGTACTACCGGCTGGAGGCGCTTGCCGACACGCTGCGCGGCAAGGCGCGGCGCGACATGTGGCACGGGTTCCTGAACCCGTGCCACGTCAGCCCGGAGCGGCAGTACATGTCCGGCATGGGGTACATCGTGTCGTGGGACGTGGCGGAGTGGAtcgcggcgtcgccggagctGAGGGAGGACCACGAGGGCCACGAGGACAAGGCGTTCGGGCGGTGGCTGCGCCGGGGCGGCAGGGGCAAGAACGTCTACGGCGAGGAGCCGCGGATGTACGACTACCTGGACCGGGAGATGTACGCCGACGTCAACTGCTTCCGCCACGAGCTCGTGCCGGACACGGTGGCGGTGCACAAGCTCAAGGACCGCCTCAAGTGGGCCCGCACGCTCAGGTTCTTCAACGCCACCGACGCCCTCAAGCCTTCCAAGATGTACCACGTAGACCTCACACCTAAAATCTaa
- the LOC102716013 gene encoding 60S ribosomal protein L35a-1-like, which yields MVKGRTGQRVRLYVRGTILGYKRSKSNQYENTSLVQIEGVNTKEEVAWYCGKRMAYVYKAKTKSSGTQYRCIWGKVTRPHGNSGVVRAKFKSNLPPASMGRKVRVFMYPSSI from the exons atgGTGAAGGGCCGCACCGGGCAGCGCGTGCGGCTGTACGTCCGCGGCACCATCCTCGGATACAAGAG GTCGAAGTCGAACCAGTACGAGAACACGTCGCTGGTGCAGATCGAGGGGGTGAACACCAAGGAAGAGGTGGCGTGGTACTGCGGGAAGAGGATGGCGTACGTCTACAAGGCCAAGACGAAGAGCAGCGGCACGCAGTACCGCTGCATCTGGGGGAAGGTCACCCGCCCCCACGGCAACTCTGGCGTCGTCCGCGCCAAGTTCAAGTCCAACCTGCCGCCGGCCTCCATG GGGCGCAAGGTCAGAGTCTTCATGTACCCGAGCAGCATCTAA